In Hamadaea flava, a genomic segment contains:
- a CDS encoding GTPase produces MRLAEALGALRDALAAARYPLGLPDAADSARLADTTRAQLDDYLLPRLARLDAPLLVVVGGSTGAGKSTLVNSIVREPVSPAGARRPTTRDPVLVCHPDDAAWFTEAHLLPGLGRTTSGDGGLRIVPSERLTAGLALLDAPDIDSVVESNRALAERLLAAADLWLFVTTATRYADAVPWELLRAARARGTAIAMVLDRLPADADSEVTPHLTEMLGENGFGDARLFVVPETTVDERRLLPEPVIAELRGWLDSLARSAADRAAVVRQTVDGAVAALDPTVGTLATAADAQVEAAETLETSARSAYEEAGKAVERGIRDGALLRGEVLARWQELVGAGEFMRGLQARVARWRDRLVDTVTGGPRPADQLQSALESGVVTFVRGAAADAAEQAAAAWRAHPAGSALLKSHAELAAPSADLSLRLDRLVRDWQRSVLELVRVESGNRIAVARAGAYAVNGLGLVVMISVFAATAFIPTGAEIAVGAGTTIAAQKVLEAIFGDQAVRQLAAKARKDLLDRVDALLDEEAGRFRAVLDDSGVDRSAGPTLRACAAAVREAR; encoded by the coding sequence ATGAGGCTGGCGGAGGCGTTGGGGGCATTGCGCGACGCGCTCGCGGCGGCGCGGTACCCGCTCGGCCTGCCCGACGCGGCGGACTCGGCCCGGCTGGCCGATACCACCCGGGCGCAGCTCGACGACTATCTGCTGCCCCGGCTGGCCCGGCTCGACGCGCCGTTGCTGGTCGTCGTCGGCGGTTCGACCGGCGCGGGCAAGTCCACGTTGGTCAACAGCATCGTCCGGGAGCCGGTCAGCCCCGCCGGAGCCCGCCGGCCGACCACTCGCGATCCCGTCCTCGTCTGCCATCCCGACGACGCCGCCTGGTTCACCGAGGCGCATCTGCTGCCCGGCCTTGGGCGTACCACTTCGGGCGACGGCGGCCTGCGGATCGTCCCGAGCGAGCGGCTGACCGCGGGCCTGGCGTTGCTGGACGCTCCGGACATCGACTCGGTGGTGGAGAGCAATCGCGCGCTGGCCGAGCGCCTGCTGGCCGCCGCGGACCTCTGGCTGTTCGTGACCACCGCGACGCGCTACGCGGACGCCGTCCCATGGGAGCTGTTGCGCGCGGCCCGAGCACGCGGCACCGCGATCGCGATGGTCTTGGACCGGTTGCCCGCTGACGCCGACAGCGAGGTGACCCCGCATCTGACCGAGATGCTCGGCGAGAACGGCTTCGGCGACGCCCGGCTGTTCGTCGTACCGGAGACCACAGTGGACGAACGTCGGCTGCTGCCCGAGCCGGTGATCGCGGAGCTGCGCGGCTGGCTCGATTCGCTGGCCCGGTCGGCGGCCGACCGGGCGGCGGTGGTCCGGCAGACCGTGGACGGTGCGGTGGCGGCACTTGATCCGACCGTCGGCACGCTCGCTACCGCCGCGGACGCTCAGGTCGAGGCGGCGGAGACGCTGGAGACCTCGGCCCGGTCGGCCTACGAGGAAGCCGGGAAGGCGGTCGAGCGCGGCATCCGCGACGGCGCCCTGCTGCGCGGCGAAGTGCTCGCGCGCTGGCAGGAGCTGGTCGGCGCGGGCGAGTTCATGCGGGGGCTCCAGGCCCGCGTCGCCCGCTGGCGCGATCGGCTCGTCGACACCGTCACCGGCGGCCCACGCCCGGCAGACCAGTTGCAAAGCGCGCTGGAGTCGGGGGTGGTCACGTTCGTGCGAGGGGCGGCGGCCGACGCGGCCGAGCAGGCGGCGGCCGCCTGGCGGGCCCATCCGGCCGGGTCCGCGCTGCTCAAGTCCCACGCCGAGCTGGCGGCTCCGTCGGCGGATCTCAGCCTTCGGCTGGATCGACTGGTACGCGATTGGCAGCGCTCGGTGCTGGAACTCGTGCGGGTGGAATCCGGGAATCGCATCGCCGTCGCCCGAGCCGGGGCGTACGCCGTGAACGGGTTGGGCCTCGTGGTGATGATCAGCGTCTTCGCCGCGACGGCGTTCATCCCGACCGGTGCGGAGATCGCCGTCGGCGCCGGTACGACGATCGCGGCGCAGAAGGTGCTCGAGGCGATCTTCGGCGACCAGGCCGTTCGGCAGCTGGCGGCCAAGGCGCGCAAGGATTTGCTGGACCGGGTCGACGCCCTGCTCGACGAGGAGGCCGGCCGATTCCGGGCCGTGCTCGACGATTCCGGGGTCGACCGATCGGCGGGGCCGACCCTGCGAGCCTGCGCGGCGGCGGTTCGGGAGGCCCGGTGA
- a CDS encoding S8 family serine peptidase encodes MAHRTPTVAATLLLALATTVTPAATASASPSAEPTGVIRAADSPYAVPGRYIVALKDTALAAATPAAIAVSARDLSARFGGQTRHVYSAGLHGFSANLAEAQARKLAADPAVAYVEQVQRIGVLDTQNNPPNWGDDRIDQRNLPLNQTFTYPANPGQGVTVYILDTGLNASHTDFTGRVKQGVDMVDNDSTPQDCHGHGTHVAGTAVGTTYGIAKKASLVSVRVLNCQGSGTNDDLIAGIDWVRANAQKPAVANYSIGCQSRCSSAAMDSAVNNLISSGVQFVEAAGNSGDDACYYSPQGVSAAITVGNSTNADARNSTSNYGSCLDLFAPGTSIVSASYSSNTGSATMTGTSMASPHVTGSAALYLGANPSATPAQVRNALVTNGTTGKITSPGSGSPNVLLYTGFIGGGDPGSPSVTSPGNQSTAVGQAVDLQLSASGGTSPYTWSASGLPAGLSIGSSTGRITGTPTTAGTSTVTVTVTDSASKTGSAQFTWTVGTGGGCTPAQLVGNGGFESGTSPWTASQYVVGTWPEYPARTGTRNAWFGGRGSAHTDTLSQSVTIPAGCTATLKFWLRITTAETESVVYDTFAVTVGSTTVAGYSNLNANSAYAERTVNLAQFAGQTVTLTFTGIEDWSLQTSFVVDDVTLNVA; translated from the coding sequence TTGGCACATCGCACCCCCACCGTGGCCGCGACGCTGTTGCTGGCGCTCGCCACCACAGTCACCCCCGCCGCAACGGCGTCGGCATCCCCGTCCGCCGAGCCGACCGGCGTCATCCGGGCGGCCGACAGCCCGTACGCCGTTCCGGGCCGCTACATCGTGGCGCTGAAGGACACCGCACTGGCCGCCGCTACCCCCGCGGCCATCGCAGTGAGCGCCCGCGACCTGAGTGCCCGCTTCGGCGGGCAGACCCGGCACGTCTACTCCGCCGGGTTACACGGCTTCTCGGCGAACCTGGCTGAGGCGCAAGCCCGGAAGCTGGCGGCCGATCCCGCCGTGGCCTACGTCGAACAGGTGCAGCGGATCGGCGTACTGGACACGCAGAACAACCCGCCGAACTGGGGCGACGACCGCATCGACCAGCGGAACCTGCCGCTGAACCAGACGTTCACCTATCCGGCCAACCCGGGCCAGGGCGTCACCGTGTACATCTTGGACACCGGGCTCAACGCCAGTCACACCGACTTCACCGGCCGGGTGAAGCAGGGCGTGGACATGGTGGACAACGACAGCACGCCGCAGGACTGCCACGGCCACGGTACGCACGTGGCCGGCACGGCGGTCGGCACCACCTACGGCATCGCCAAGAAGGCGTCGCTCGTGTCCGTTCGTGTCCTGAACTGCCAAGGCAGTGGCACCAACGACGACTTGATCGCGGGCATCGACTGGGTACGCGCCAACGCCCAGAAGCCCGCCGTGGCCAACTACAGCATCGGCTGCCAGAGCCGGTGCAGCAGCGCCGCCATGGACAGCGCGGTGAACAACCTGATCTCGTCGGGCGTGCAGTTCGTCGAGGCGGCCGGGAACTCCGGCGACGACGCCTGCTACTACAGCCCGCAGGGCGTCTCCGCCGCGATCACGGTCGGCAACAGCACCAACGCCGACGCGCGCAACAGCACGAGCAACTACGGCTCTTGCCTGGACTTGTTCGCGCCGGGCACGAGCATCGTGTCGGCGTCCTACTCCAGCAACACCGGCAGCGCGACCATGACCGGCACCTCCATGGCCTCGCCGCACGTGACCGGGTCCGCCGCCCTCTACCTCGGGGCGAACCCGTCGGCCACCCCCGCCCAGGTACGCAACGCGCTGGTGACCAACGGCACCACCGGGAAGATCACCAGTCCCGGCAGCGGTTCGCCGAATGTGTTGCTGTACACCGGATTCATCGGCGGCGGCGACCCCGGCAGCCCGTCGGTGACCAGCCCGGGCAACCAGAGCACCGCGGTCGGGCAGGCCGTCGACCTGCAACTGTCGGCCAGTGGCGGGACGAGTCCCTACACCTGGAGCGCGAGCGGATTGCCGGCCGGGCTGTCCATCGGCTCGTCGACCGGCCGGATCACCGGTACGCCGACCACGGCTGGGACGTCGACCGTCACCGTCACCGTCACCGACTCGGCGAGCAAGACCGGGTCCGCCCAGTTCACCTGGACGGTCGGCACCGGCGGTGGCTGCACCCCGGCGCAGCTCGTCGGCAACGGCGGGTTCGAGAGCGGGACGAGCCCGTGGACGGCTTCGCAGTACGTCGTCGGCACCTGGCCGGAGTACCCGGCCCGGACCGGCACCCGCAACGCGTGGTTCGGCGGGCGCGGCTCGGCCCACACCGACACGCTGTCGCAGTCGGTGACCATCCCGGCCGGCTGCACCGCCACCCTGAAGTTCTGGCTGCGGATCACCACGGCCGAGACGGAGAGCGTCGTCTACGACACCTTCGCCGTGACCGTGGGCAGCACGACGGTGGCCGGCTACTCCAACCTCAATGCGAATTCGGCGTACGCCGAGCGGACCGTGAACCTGGCGCAGTTCGCCGGGCAGACGGTCACCCTCACGTTCACCGGGATCGAGGACTGGTCGTTGCAGACCAGCTTCGTCGTCGACGACGTCACGCTGAACGTCGCCTGA
- a CDS encoding glycosyl hydrolase family 8, which yields MKRYARGLALTAGLALVAALSPATPSAAAATRYEAEGATVSQGVVEANHLNYSGSGFVNGDNVVGSYTEWTVTAASAGTAALTIRYSNGTTTGRPADIAVNGTVIAAASAFGSTTNWDTWANKSVTAALTAGTNTVRVTATTANGTANLDYLDVDITAAATDYQAENALLAQAAVATNHTGYTGTGFVDYTNVVGSYVEWTVTAATAGSQTLTFRYANGTTVDRPMDIAVNGAVVAAGVSFPATTNWDTWTTKTITASLVAGANTVRATATTANGGPNVDVLSVTGGGGGGDTQAPTAPGNLRSTGVTSSSVSLAWDASTDNVGVTGYDVYRGGVLATTVTGTTATVGGLAASTAYTFTVKAHDAAGNSSAASNSVSATTSGSSGGPAVPFGSHLFAYAAGMLKPSGSQAALDQAVVSVYTKWKANFVKQNCGNGWYETISPDADHPYVAEGQGYGMVITATMAGADANAKTIFDGMVKYVLAHPSVNNADLLAAEQDTSCKSVNGSDSATDGDMDVAYALLLADKQWGSAGTYNYKQLAIKRINAIKASEINPTTNLLKLGDWSSCCDALYYTTRPSDHMIDHMRAFRTATGDTAWDTIRSAHQTLITNLQNQYAPSTGLLPDFVITTNTTPKPPTGEVLEGPNDGKYYWNSCRTPWRIGADAVTSGNSASLASARKLNTWIKSKTGGNPAGIVDGYSLSGGNLDSGNDACFYAPFAVAAMTDTGSQAWLDALWNHMVSRSFGSTEYYNMSVQLQVMIVVSGNYWVP from the coding sequence ATGAAGCGATACGCAAGGGGCCTCGCCCTCACGGCAGGTCTGGCTCTCGTGGCGGCGCTGTCGCCGGCGACGCCCAGCGCGGCGGCCGCCACCCGCTACGAAGCCGAGGGCGCGACCGTGTCGCAGGGCGTGGTCGAGGCCAACCACCTCAACTACTCCGGCAGCGGGTTCGTCAATGGGGACAACGTCGTGGGGAGCTATACCGAGTGGACGGTGACCGCCGCGAGCGCGGGCACGGCCGCCCTGACGATCCGCTACTCCAACGGCACCACGACCGGCCGACCGGCCGACATCGCCGTCAACGGCACGGTGATCGCGGCGGCGTCGGCGTTCGGCAGCACGACGAACTGGGACACCTGGGCGAACAAATCGGTGACGGCCGCCCTCACCGCCGGGACGAACACCGTACGCGTTACCGCGACGACTGCGAACGGGACGGCCAACCTCGACTACCTCGACGTCGACATCACCGCAGCGGCGACCGACTACCAGGCCGAGAACGCCCTGCTCGCGCAAGCCGCGGTGGCCACCAATCACACCGGCTACACCGGCACCGGCTTCGTGGACTACACCAACGTCGTCGGGTCCTACGTGGAATGGACGGTGACCGCCGCCACCGCGGGAAGCCAGACCCTCACCTTCCGGTACGCCAACGGCACCACCGTCGACCGGCCGATGGACATCGCCGTCAACGGCGCGGTCGTCGCGGCCGGCGTGTCCTTCCCCGCCACGACGAACTGGGACACCTGGACCACCAAGACGATCACCGCGTCGCTCGTGGCCGGCGCCAACACCGTCCGGGCCACGGCCACCACCGCCAACGGCGGTCCCAACGTCGACGTGCTCAGCGTGACCGGAGGCGGCGGCGGTGGGGACACCCAGGCGCCGACCGCGCCGGGCAACCTGCGCTCGACCGGGGTCACGTCGTCCAGTGTGAGCCTGGCCTGGGACGCGTCCACCGACAACGTGGGCGTCACCGGCTACGACGTGTACCGGGGCGGCGTACTCGCCACGACCGTCACGGGCACCACGGCGACCGTCGGCGGGCTGGCGGCGTCGACGGCGTACACGTTCACCGTCAAGGCCCACGACGCGGCGGGCAACAGCTCGGCCGCCTCGAACTCCGTGAGCGCCACCACGAGCGGCAGCTCCGGCGGACCGGCGGTGCCGTTCGGCAGCCACCTGTTCGCGTACGCCGCGGGCATGCTCAAGCCGAGCGGGTCGCAGGCCGCCCTCGACCAGGCCGTGGTCAGCGTGTACACCAAGTGGAAGGCGAACTTCGTCAAGCAGAACTGCGGCAACGGCTGGTACGAGACGATCTCTCCGGACGCCGACCACCCGTACGTCGCCGAGGGCCAGGGCTACGGCATGGTGATCACCGCGACGATGGCCGGAGCCGACGCCAACGCCAAGACGATCTTCGACGGCATGGTGAAGTACGTGCTGGCCCACCCATCGGTGAACAACGCCGACCTCCTCGCGGCCGAGCAGGACACCAGCTGCAAGAGCGTCAACGGCTCCGACTCGGCGACCGACGGCGACATGGACGTGGCGTACGCGCTCCTGCTGGCCGACAAGCAGTGGGGCAGCGCCGGAACCTACAACTACAAGCAGCTGGCGATCAAGCGGATCAACGCCATCAAGGCCAGCGAGATCAACCCGACGACGAACCTGCTGAAGCTGGGCGACTGGAGCAGTTGCTGCGACGCGCTGTACTACACGACGCGCCCGTCCGACCACATGATCGACCACATGCGGGCGTTCCGGACGGCGACCGGCGACACGGCATGGGACACCATCCGCAGCGCCCACCAGACGCTCATCACCAACCTCCAGAACCAGTACGCCCCCAGCACCGGCCTGCTGCCGGACTTCGTGATCACCACGAACACGACGCCGAAGCCGCCGACCGGTGAGGTTCTGGAAGGCCCGAACGACGGCAAGTACTACTGGAACTCCTGCCGTACGCCGTGGCGCATCGGCGCGGACGCCGTCACGAGCGGCAACTCCGCCTCGCTGGCCTCGGCCCGGAAGCTGAACACCTGGATCAAGTCCAAGACGGGCGGCAACCCGGCCGGCATCGTGGACGGCTACTCGCTGAGCGGGGGCAACCTCGACTCCGGCAACGACGCCTGCTTCTACGCGCCGTTCGCGGTCGCCGCGATGACCGACACCGGCAGCCAGGCATGGCTGGACGCGCTGTGGAACCACATGGTGTCGCGGTCGTTCGGCAGCACCGAGTACTACAACATGTCGGTCCAGTTGCAGGTGATGATCGTGGTCTCCGGCAACTACTGGGTGCCGTAG
- a CDS encoding HIT family protein — protein MMRLPFAGPLTPVEPGPRTIPEPPRRGEPGGEPCRICDQDDGIWSDANWVLHEPVGGSLPGTLWLASRVHVDSFADLPEELAADFGRVTARVERAILALPDVGRVHLYRWGDGAAHFHVWFMPRPLGMLEATRYALPVWEDALPAATEAQLQAAREVVMSALA, from the coding sequence ATGATGAGACTTCCCTTCGCCGGGCCGCTCACCCCGGTAGAGCCCGGACCTCGAACCATTCCCGAGCCGCCCCGCCGCGGTGAGCCCGGCGGCGAACCGTGCCGCATCTGCGACCAGGACGACGGCATCTGGTCCGACGCGAACTGGGTGCTGCACGAGCCGGTGGGCGGCAGCCTGCCCGGCACACTCTGGTTGGCCTCCCGGGTCCATGTGGACTCGTTCGCGGATCTGCCGGAGGAACTGGCCGCCGACTTCGGCCGGGTGACAGCCCGCGTCGAGCGCGCGATCCTTGCACTTCCGGATGTAGGCCGCGTGCACCTCTACCGCTGGGGCGACGGCGCGGCGCACTTCCACGTCTGGTTCATGCCCCGGCCGCTGGGCATGCTGGAGGCGACTCGCTACGCGCTCCCGGTCTGGGAGGACGCCCTGCCCGCCGCCACCGAAGCCCAGCTACAAGCCGCGCGGGAGGTCGTCATGTCGGCGTTGGCATGA
- a CDS encoding class I SAM-dependent methyltransferase: MNSLHDAYCSSPEWAEILVGEVLPWGLAGLPEPEYAVELGGGFGASTAYLLDWARRLTVIEADATLAAGLTARFPTVDVRHADARRVPLADGVADAVVCFTMLHHVTPPAAQDELFFEAARLLRPGGWFAGTDSVASDRLREFHDGDVYEPLDPQTLPVRLMAAGFGEVDVEVGDRLRFRARR; encoded by the coding sequence ATGAACTCGCTGCACGACGCGTACTGCTCCAGCCCTGAGTGGGCCGAGATCCTGGTCGGCGAGGTGCTGCCCTGGGGCCTGGCGGGGTTGCCGGAGCCGGAGTACGCCGTCGAACTCGGCGGCGGCTTCGGAGCGAGTACGGCGTACCTGCTGGACTGGGCCCGGCGGCTGACCGTGATCGAGGCCGACGCGACCCTCGCCGCCGGGCTGACCGCCAGGTTCCCCACCGTCGACGTACGCCACGCCGACGCGCGCCGAGTCCCGTTGGCCGACGGCGTCGCCGACGCGGTCGTGTGCTTCACGATGCTGCACCACGTCACCCCGCCGGCCGCCCAGGACGAGTTGTTCTTCGAGGCGGCCCGGCTGCTGCGGCCGGGCGGCTGGTTCGCCGGGACCGACAGCGTGGCGTCGGACCGGCTGCGGGAGTTCCACGATGGGGATGTCTACGAGCCGCTCGACCCCCAAACCCTCCCCGTACGCCTGATGGCGGCCGGGTTCGGCGAGGTGGACGTCGAGGTCGGCGACCGGTTGCGGTTCCGCGCCCGGCGCTGA
- a CDS encoding DUF6153 family protein, giving the protein MSGSVSQMRAQRSGPLLLLLLLLAAGIAGMHTLGHATHGPSHAPMSVMAADHAASGVSAGWEGGSGRHGPMTDPTVMCLAILGGVALLAVALLLRFQRSTASGVRPPQPAARESGRGPPRTPVGLLLADLSVLRN; this is encoded by the coding sequence ATGAGCGGCAGCGTCAGCCAGATGCGAGCACAGCGGTCGGGACCGCTGCTGCTTCTGCTGCTGCTCCTCGCGGCCGGCATCGCCGGTATGCACACCCTCGGCCACGCCACCCACGGCCCCTCCCACGCACCCATGAGCGTCATGGCCGCCGACCACGCTGCGTCAGGCGTGTCGGCCGGTTGGGAAGGCGGGTCCGGGCGACACGGTCCGATGACCGACCCGACCGTGATGTGCCTGGCCATCCTCGGCGGTGTGGCGCTCCTCGCTGTCGCGCTGCTGCTGCGCTTCCAGCGCTCGACCGCGTCCGGCGTACGCCCGCCGCAACCGGCTGCCCGGGAAAGCGGCCGGGGTCCGCCGCGTACGCCGGTCGGTCTTCTCCTCGCCGACCTCTCGGTATTGCGGAACTAG
- a CDS encoding DUF305 domain-containing protein yields the protein MNRIVSRALLLGLVPVAAVALSACNDSDDTGMPGMNHGGTSSASAPASGTANAADVEFAQMMIVHHQQAVEMAKLAETRAADAEVKTLAAQIKGAQQPEIDKMTGWLAAWGRSTAAPMGHDMQSMPGLMSDGEMKQLAAAQGNAFDKKFAQLMIAHHNGAIEMANSVLANGADPQVKALAQAIVSAQTAEVAQLQKIVSRL from the coding sequence ATGAACCGCATCGTCAGCCGAGCGCTCCTGCTCGGCCTCGTACCCGTGGCCGCCGTCGCGCTGAGCGCGTGCAACGACTCCGATGACACCGGCATGCCCGGGATGAACCACGGCGGCACGTCGTCCGCGTCCGCTCCGGCCTCGGGTACGGCGAACGCCGCCGACGTCGAGTTCGCGCAGATGATGATCGTCCACCACCAGCAGGCCGTCGAGATGGCGAAGCTCGCGGAGACGCGGGCTGCCGACGCCGAGGTGAAGACGCTCGCCGCCCAGATCAAGGGAGCGCAGCAGCCGGAGATCGACAAGATGACCGGCTGGCTCGCCGCCTGGGGCCGCTCGACCGCCGCCCCGATGGGCCACGACATGCAGAGCATGCCCGGCCTCATGAGCGACGGTGAGATGAAGCAGCTCGCCGCCGCGCAGGGCAACGCCTTCGACAAGAAGTTCGCCCAGCTGATGATCGCCCACCACAACGGGGCCATCGAGATGGCGAACAGCGTCCTGGCCAACGGGGCCGATCCGCAGGTGAAGGCGCTCGCCCAGGCGATCGTCTCGGCCCAGACCGCCGAGGTCGCGCAGCTGCAGAAGATCGTCAGCCGGCTCTGA
- a CDS encoding coiled-coil domain-containing protein has protein sequence MPPTVKRTLAAVLSPVAAIVLALAPATPAAAEPDEAHNQQLIQNLEAAARGYLEAQDALEKSQARQVVLRRELQQATAQLAPLRKQVGAIAAAAYTTGRLSGFAAMLGAGTSEDFFTRATMLEEITLRQDQALGRLLRLEEKARTGKAAIDAEAALQTAQVAEMKKRMKAAEQVLLKVGGKSIHGWLDPNSPAAIPAPRNADGSWPKENCSVKDPTKTGGCLTPRLLHAYEQARANDYTRYTKCWRTQSSGEHPKGRACDFSSARATFSTSDASGDDRRYGDRLASFFIKNSRALGVLYVIWYRKIWFPGLGWRSYSGCCGAAAEHTNHVHLSVY, from the coding sequence GTGCCCCCGACGGTCAAGCGGACTCTGGCGGCGGTGCTTTCTCCCGTCGCCGCGATCGTCCTGGCTCTCGCGCCCGCCACGCCGGCCGCGGCCGAGCCGGACGAGGCGCACAATCAGCAGCTCATCCAGAACCTGGAGGCTGCCGCTCGCGGCTACCTGGAAGCCCAGGACGCGCTGGAGAAATCACAGGCCCGCCAGGTCGTCCTGCGCCGGGAACTGCAACAGGCGACCGCCCAGCTCGCGCCGCTGCGTAAGCAGGTAGGCGCGATCGCGGCAGCGGCGTACACGACCGGGCGGCTCAGCGGCTTCGCGGCGATGCTCGGTGCAGGCACCTCCGAGGACTTCTTCACTCGCGCCACGATGCTGGAGGAGATCACCCTCCGGCAGGATCAGGCGCTCGGCCGGTTGCTGCGGCTGGAGGAGAAGGCTCGTACCGGCAAGGCGGCGATCGACGCCGAGGCGGCGCTCCAGACCGCCCAGGTCGCCGAGATGAAGAAGCGGATGAAGGCGGCCGAGCAGGTCTTGCTCAAGGTGGGCGGGAAGTCGATCCATGGCTGGCTCGACCCGAACTCGCCCGCGGCGATCCCCGCGCCCCGCAATGCGGACGGCAGTTGGCCGAAGGAGAACTGCTCGGTCAAGGACCCGACCAAGACCGGCGGTTGTCTGACGCCTCGGCTGCTGCACGCGTACGAGCAGGCGCGGGCCAACGACTACACGCGGTACACAAAGTGCTGGCGTACGCAGTCGTCGGGTGAGCATCCCAAGGGGCGCGCCTGTGACTTCTCCTCGGCTCGGGCGACCTTCTCCACCTCGGACGCGTCCGGCGACGACAGACGATACGGTGATCGACTCGCCTCGTTCTTCATCAAGAACTCCCGGGCGCTCGGGGTACTGTACGTAATCTGGTACCGCAAGATCTGGTTCCCCGGACTGGGCTGGCGCAGCTACAGCGGATGCTGCGGAGCGGCGGCCGAACACACGAATCACGTGCACCTGTCCGTGTACTGA
- a CDS encoding GTPase family protein, translated as MNLDSVADRVGALRQFVETTSPYLSADDLAPAQAVVDWAGERLALSRAHTVVALAGATGSGKSTLFNRLAGVDLSPAGRRRPTTGETYACVWGSGAEELLDWLDVGKRYAVPAGELSGLVLLDLPDYDSVEASHRVEVDRLLAVVDLIVWVLHPQKYADKVVHRQYLEQFAAHRDVTVVALHQADLLSPGDLRECLSDLDGLLAADGLAGVPVVATSAVGPPGLDPLVSRLSAAVRRREAVLRRLDADVTTVSAQLTPLVAAPAPDLDRGSEKSLVDALAHAAGVPLVASATEQAYVHRARKATGWPFARWIRRFRPDPLQRLRVGSSPSGAGSTIGATSIGPAAPAAQAEAALAVRQIADDAGRGLAAPWQDALRTAARGRMDDLPDALDVAVARTDLKVGRNPAWWRLFGVLQWIGALAVVAGLLWLLVRYVMFALALPEIPMPDVGRVPLPTFLLGAGLLVGLVLALVVRPIVRIAARRKGRRAYARLRASIATVAGSHVLSPVREVLADYAAARTALSSFR; from the coding sequence GTGAACCTGGACTCCGTGGCCGACCGGGTCGGCGCGCTCCGCCAGTTCGTCGAGACGACGTCGCCGTACCTGTCGGCGGACGATCTCGCCCCGGCCCAGGCCGTGGTGGACTGGGCCGGTGAACGGCTGGCGTTGTCGCGGGCGCATACCGTCGTGGCGTTGGCCGGTGCGACCGGCAGCGGCAAGTCCACCCTGTTCAACCGGCTCGCCGGGGTGGACCTCTCCCCCGCCGGGCGACGCCGCCCCACCACCGGCGAGACGTACGCCTGCGTCTGGGGTTCCGGCGCGGAGGAGCTGCTGGACTGGCTCGACGTCGGCAAGCGGTACGCCGTCCCGGCCGGGGAGCTGTCCGGGCTGGTCCTGCTCGACCTGCCGGACTACGACTCCGTCGAGGCGTCGCACCGGGTGGAGGTCGATCGGCTCCTCGCCGTGGTGGACCTGATCGTCTGGGTGCTGCACCCGCAGAAGTACGCCGACAAGGTGGTCCACCGGCAGTACCTGGAACAGTTCGCCGCACACAGGGACGTGACCGTCGTCGCGTTGCACCAGGCGGATCTGCTGTCGCCGGGAGACCTCCGCGAATGTCTGTCCGATCTAGACGGTCTGCTGGCCGCCGACGGGCTGGCCGGCGTACCGGTGGTCGCCACGTCGGCGGTCGGGCCGCCGGGGCTCGACCCCCTGGTGTCCCGGTTGAGCGCCGCGGTCCGTCGGCGGGAAGCCGTGCTGCGCCGGTTGGACGCCGACGTCACCACGGTGTCGGCGCAGCTGACCCCACTCGTCGCCGCGCCCGCGCCCGACCTGGATCGGGGTTCGGAGAAGTCGTTGGTGGACGCGCTCGCCCACGCCGCGGGTGTGCCGCTGGTCGCGTCGGCGACCGAGCAGGCGTACGTGCATCGGGCGCGGAAGGCGACGGGGTGGCCCTTCGCGCGGTGGATCCGGCGATTCCGGCCGGACCCGTTGCAGCGGCTACGAGTCGGCTCGTCTCCTTCCGGCGCCGGCTCCACCATCGGGGCGACGTCCATCGGACCGGCCGCCCCGGCGGCGCAGGCCGAAGCGGCCTTGGCCGTCCGCCAGATCGCCGACGACGCCGGACGCGGGCTCGCCGCACCATGGCAGGACGCGTTGCGTACGGCGGCGCGGGGGCGCATGGATGATCTGCCGGACGCGCTGGACGTGGCCGTCGCGCGTACCGATCTGAAGGTGGGCCGCAATCCGGCGTGGTGGCGGCTGTTCGGCGTACTGCAGTGGATCGGCGCGCTGGCCGTCGTCGCCGGGCTTCTCTGGCTGCTCGTCCGGTACGTCATGTTCGCGCTGGCGCTGCCGGAGATCCCGATGCCGGACGTGGGCCGGGTTCCGCTGCCGACCTTCCTGCTCGGCGCGGGTTTGCTCGTCGGCCTCGTGCTAGCGCTGGTGGTACGCCCGATCGTCCGGATCGCCGCGCGGCGCAAGGGAAGGCGGGCGTACGCACGGCTCCGCGCTTCGATAGCGACGGTCGCCGGTTCGCACGTCCTCTCCCCCGTCCGGGAAGTCCTCGCCGACTACGCGGCGGCGCGGACGGCGCTGTCCTCGTTCCGCTGA